TCTATCGCCCCAATTAAATAAAGTGTTGTCCGTAAAATTTTTTAAGGTGTAATCATTTTCAAATTCTTTTAAAATATCTTTTGAAAAAATTTCTTTAATTTCAGAATCAAATTTTCCAATTATCTGATTTAACCTTAAATACTCATCACTGGCAATATACCTGCTATTTTCCTTATCAAAGGAAAGATTTCTAGGATACAATAAATATGCTAAATTTTTTAAAACTTTATTAATCATATAATTTAAATCTACTAATCTAGGATACAATCATCGCTCCATAACAAAGTTGTTTTATATTCAGTAGCAGGAGTGCTTGAAGTTGAGTTAAATTGCACTCTACCACCATCCTGATAATATTGATAGTTATGAATCAACCTTTCTTTAAAATATTGGTCAAGAACTAAGTCCGAAACTCGTGTTCTTCCATACTTGTCAACGACATTTTGCATTGATTCTTTAACAGCTTTAGCCGCTACATCTGCCGCAACGCCAGCCGAATAAGTAGTATTAAATCTATTAACAATAGGTGCACCAAAAGATACAGCTTGTGGACAACTGATAGCGTGAACAATTTCAACTCCCCTTTCATTTAATAAAACTATTTTAAATCGTATATTTTTAACAAGAGCTTCTTGCCAATTTGCATCTAGCTTCGCTATAAAATTAAAACTATGACAGCTAGGCGGATAGTCTTCCTCAGAAATCTCTCCAAGATAGTTCCCATTTTGGTCATAATTTGCAATATGTGCAATTCGCTGTAATCTTATAGCTTCTACATCTCCTGAACTCTCACAAGGATAAGGCAAGGTATTAGTGGTTTTAGTCACCTTTTCACCTACATAAATAACCTCTAAAATCTTTGGGCCATTGCTAATTATTCGCCAAACGTCTTGAGTTAGCCATACCGTTTGTGTATATGTCTCGGTGCATAGAGGTATCTTACTTGTAATATCGGATGGAGCATAAAACAAATTTATTGTTTTTGTTAAAATATCCAACTTATTTTTTCCTGAAACATTTGTCGCTTTGCCATTTCTAACGACAACTGAACCTAAATTTTCCCCATTAAAGAAATACACATTCAATCCCCCTGTAAAATCCTTTAGATTTGTGATAGTTTCAGGGTAAACAGCACTTTTTACGAGCGTAAAAACTTCTAAAAAGTAAGATTGCGATTTGCCTTCACTTTCAATTGCAACACCTTGATATTTCAAATGGCTTTGCAGAACGTCAGATTCAAAAGTGTTTACAACTTTTTCTTTTGCTGAAAATTCTGAAATTTTAAAATTGTCTTTTTCAATTACGTTTACATTTTCAAAATCTGCTTCCACATTTTGTGCAATATTGGAATTTGAAAATTTCGCTAATTCTAAATCAGTCTTAACGGTTTTTGCATTTTCCTGATTCTTTACTAATTCTTCATTATTGCATGATAAAAATAATAGTGCAATAAAAAAACAAACGGAATACTTAATAAATTTATGCATACTCATTTACATTGATTGGTTAATAAATTCTTTTATTTAATAAATATCTTACATTTATTACTTGCGAATATAAAACAATTAAATTTATTTTAACAAATAAAATACTAATAATAATTTATTTGTATTAAAACTTTTACTACAATGTTAAATATAAATACTTTGAATGATTGTTGAAACGTGATGCTAAATTTGAATCAAGAACAATTTGACCAACGAGAAGACTTCTTTAAAAAAAAACTTTTAACGCTCTTAAATCATTAAAATTCAATTTATTACTATTAAATTTGAATAGCATTTCTGCGTTCAAAATTAAAACCAAACTTAATTTTTAGTTAAATAACTATTTTTATAGTTGTGTAACTAAAAAAATAGTTGTAGGTTTGAATTAAAATTAGAGAAGATGCAGAAGTTAACAAACAAAGAAGAAGAAATTATGATGATTTTATGGAAGCTGAAAAAAGCTTTTGTAAAAGAAATCCAAGCCGAAATAACAGAAGATCAGCCACATTACAATACACTATCAACTATTGTGCGTAATCTGGAAGAAAAAGGATATGTTGGACATAATGCTTTTGGAAACACCCATCAATACTTTCCAATTGTAGCAATTGAAGATTACAGAAAAGGATTTATGAAAACTGCAATCGATAATTACTTCAATAGTTCTTATAAAAGTATGGTTTCCTTTTTTGCGAAAGAAGAAAAAATTTCAGCAGATGAATTGCGTGAAATTTTATTAATGATCGAAAATAAAAACGAAAAAAAATAATTAGTTTATGGAAGCAGTTTTCATTTACATCGCCAAATCAAGCAGTTTAATGCTAATGTTTTATTGTGCTTACTATTTTTTACTGCGCAAAGAAACATTTTTTAACAGCAACAGATGGTTTCTTTTATCTGGATTGATAGTCTCAGTAATTTTACCATTATTGACTTACACAAAAGTAATTTGGATTGATGCTGCTCCTAATTTTGATACAAGTATCCAAACAACATTAATAAGTAACTCAGACAGCGAATCGGTAGAATTTAATTGGAATTATATTATTCTTGGCCTATACGGGATTGGTCTTTTTGTTTTTCTTTCAAAACTGGCAATTGACTTTTATAGTTTAAATTCTATTATAAAAGGAAAAAAAATCAAACAACAAGCTGATTTCAAATTCGTAGATATCAACGAAAACATCACGCCTTTCTCCTATTTCGAATATATTGTGTACAACTCATCACTTTACACCGCATCAGAATTAGAGAGCATTTTGGAACATGAAAAAGTGCACAGCGATCAAAATCATACTTTTGATGTATTGATTTCGAGAATCTTCAGTATCATTTTCTGGTTCAACCCGATTATATGGCTTTACAAAAAGGCAATCACTCAAAATCTGGAGTTTATTGCTGATAGCGAGGCTTCTAAGAAACTTTCAGACAAAAAAGCATATCAATACACGCTTTTAAAAATAACAACACACGAAAATTGTGTTGCAATCACCAATCATTTTTATCAATCATTAATCAAAAAACGAATCGTCATGTTAAACAAAAATCAATCAAAAAAGAGCAATGCATGGAAGTATTACACCGTAATTCCTGCCCTAGCCGCTTTTGTATTTTTATTTCAAGTAGAAGTAGTTGCAAAAGAAAGGCAGGAAAATGTGAAAATAGTTTCGAACGAAATTAAATCTGTCAATGTTTTTAAAATCACAAAAAAAACGACAGATGCCGAATTTAAAGATCTTAAAAAAGATTTAAAATCAACTTATAATATTGATCTAGAGTTTTCTGACATCAAAAGAAACTCAAAAAATGAACTAACATCTCTTAAAGTTGATATTATTAATGGTGCGCAAAAATCTCAATCTCTGCAAAGTGGAGATCAAGCGATCAAAGATTTTGGAATTGTTGTTACTACAAACAAAAACGGCACCATAAAAGCTGGAATCCAAACCTTTAACGAAAAAGTTGCTGTAAGCAAAAAAGTAAGTGAAAACGAAAAAACAAGCAAAACTTCTAAAACAGCAGTAAGCAAAAATTTAACTACTAATACAGAAACCAATGTTAACACTAATTCTAATACTAGTACAAAAACTAATAGTAATAGTAGTGCAAATTCTAGCACTACTGTAATTGTAGATAAAGACAATAATACGGTCATTACTACTTCTTCTGATGAAGGTACATCTGTTGCTGTTGCAAATGGTGTAAAAACTAATGTAAAAATAGGTTTTCCGCTTGTAATTTTAGATGGAAAAGATATGCCTTCTGACTTTGATATTAACAGCCTTTCCCCTAGCACGATTAAATCGGTAAAAGTTTTCAAAAGCTTAGATGCCTTAGCTTTATATGGTGATAAAGGCGAAAATGGTATCATCGAAATTAGAAGCAAAAAATAAAAAAGTAATTTTAAATCACTGAGAAATGCAAAAACTGACCAATAAAGAAGAAGAAATCATGCATATTTTATGGAAGCTAAAAAAAGCTTTTGTAAAAGAAATTCAAGCAGAGATTTTAGAAGATCAGCCACATTATAACACTTTGTCTACCATTGTTCGTAATCTGGAAGAAAAAGGATATGTTGCCCATAATGCTTTTGGAAATACGCATCAATATTATCCAGCAGTAAGTATCGAAGACTACAGAAAAGGGTTCATGAGCACTGCAATTGATAATTATTTTAATAGCTCGTACAAAAGCATGGTTTCTTTTTTTGCTAAAGAAGAAAAAATTTCGGCAGACGAATTGCGTGAAATCTTAGACATGATCGAAAATCCAAAAGCAGGTAAGTAATCAAAATAGTTATGGAAGCACTTTTCATTTTTATCTTAAAATCAAGCGGGTTATTAGCAATGTTTTACTTTGCTTACATCTTTTTACTTCGCAAAGAAACTTTTTTTAACAGTAGCCGCTGGTTTTTAATTGCGGGATTAATCACTTCTGTAGTATTGCCTTTTGTAGTTTATACGAAAGTGATTTGGGTTGAAGCGCCTCCAGTGCCAGCGCCAGATCCAATAATTACAACTACAACAACTGATGTAGCGAATATTCCAACTTCAAATCATGAAGTTGCTATTTATAGCACTCAGTATAAGCCAACAACAGTTTCTGTTATTGAAGAAGAGAATTTTGATATCAATTGGACTTTGGTTGTAGCTGTCGTTTACGGAATTGGTTTCTTGGCTTTTATGATCAAATTTGCGCTTGATTTTTACAGTCTGAATTCTGTTTTAAAGGGAAAAAAGATTGAACAGCAGGAAGATTTTAAATTTATCGACGTTAATGAAAATATTGCTCCTTTCTCCTATTTCGATTACATTGTATATAACTCATCACTATATACTTCGACAGAATTGGAAAGCATTTTGGAACACGAAAAAGTGCACAGCGATCAAAAGCATACCGTTGATGTTTTGATCTCTAGAATCTTTTGTATTCTATTTTGGTTTAACCCAATTATCTGGCTTTATAAAAAAGCTATTCTACAAAACCTTGAATTCATTGCAGATAGTGAAGCTTCTAAAAAAATTGCCGACAAAAAAGCGTATCAATACACACTTTTAAAAATCACAACACATGAAACTTGTGTTGCAATCACCAATCATTTCTATCAATCATTAATCAAAAAACGAATTGTCATGTTAAACAAAAATCAATCAAGCAAAAGAAATTACTGGAAGTATTCGGCTGTAATACCGGCTCTTGGTGCGTTTGTTCTTTTATTTCAAATAAGAACCATTGCACAAGAAAAGAAACAGGCTGAAGTTGCAACAATCCAAAGCGACACTGTTAAAGATACGGAACAAACAATCAAAATTACTAAAAACACGACTGATAAGGAATTAAATGAATTGCCAGGACAATTAAAAGCAAATCATAATCTGGATGTCGAAATTTCGGACGTCAAAAGAAACAGCAAAGAAGAATTGACTGCGATTCAAATCAAAGTAAAATCGGATTCTGGTAAAAAACAAATGATCAGAATTGACGGAGACGAAGCTATTAAAGACTGCGAATTAGCAATTGGAACAAACGAAAATGGATCAAAGGCTATTGTAATTAATACTGATGGAAATTTCAGAACACCAATGATTATCAAGAACAACAAAGTTATTGTTCGTACTTTTGGAAATGGAGAATCTGATGTTGCAGCTCCCGTACCTCCAACTCCACCTGCATTTCCTTCAGGGCCAATGCCTCCTGTTCCAGCAATTGATATGTCAAAAATGCCAAAGCCTCCTGTTGCTCCAAAAAATCCAAAGGATAAAGTAGCAATGGCTAAGTTTGAAAAAGACATGGAAGCGTTTGGAAAACAGATGGAAGCATTTGAACCTCAAATGAAAGAATACGAAAAACAAGTTGAAGCGATCATGTCGCAAAGATCTGAAATCTATGAAAAAGAAATGGCGAAATATGAAATTGCCATGGAAAAATTCAGCGCTAACATGGAAAAGTTTAACTACGACTTTAATTTCAAATTCGGAGACGATTCTAAAGACTATGAAAATAGCATGAAACAATATGAGCAAGACATGAAACAGTATGAGCTTGACATGAAACAACATGCAAAAGATATGAAACAGCATGCTAAGGACATGAAACAACATGAAAAAGACATGAAGCAGCATGAAAAAGATATGAAAGAAATGGAAAAGCAGAATAAAAAAGCTTAATTCTAATGAGATTCTTTCTTACCGTCTCTTTACTATTCGTTCTTAATTTATCTTTTAATCAAAAAAACGCTGACAAATCAACAGAACAAAGAATTGACAATTATATAAAAGAAGTAATAGCAATTAATGAAATTCCCGGTGTGGCATTGGCAGTAATAAAAGATGGTAAAATTGTTTATGAAAAATATTTTGGAAAAGCTTCTATAGAAGATGATAAAGCAGTGGATAAAAACACTGCTTTTAAAATTTTTTCAACTACCAAATTAATTACCAATGTTGGGATATTTCAACTTATTGAACAAGGAAAGTTATCACTTGATGATCCTATTTCAAAATATTTAGAAAATACTCCTAAAGAATGGCAAGATGTAAAAATTAAAAATTTGCTTTCTCATTCTTCCGGACTTCCTGATATTATTAGGTTTCAAGAAATTCCGATAACGGCACCATTTGACAAAAAAATAGCTTTACTGTCTCAAAAACCGATGGATTTTAAAACAGGAAATCAATATCATTACAATCAAACTAATTATTTGTTTCTGGCTAAAATTATCGAAAAAATTACTGGTTTAACTTTTGAAGAATACATTTTACAAAATCAGTTTTCTTCTGTAAAATCAGGCGTTTATTTTTCGTCCAATTTTGGCGAAATGGTACCCAATAGTGCTTTTAGATACAACTATGACGATCAAACAAAAAAATACGTTAAAAGCACTTCAAACTTTGGTACCGACGCTCATTCTGCAAACGGTTTAAATATTTCTTTGCCGAATTTTATTCGTTGGAATGAAAATCTCGATAGAGACCTTTATCTTCAAAAAGAAACCAAAAACAATATGTGGAAACCGTTTCCATTTGCTGACAACACAGATCGTTTTGCTTTCGGCTGGGAAATTGTACCTGTTAATAAAGTTCTTTCATACGGCTTTACCGGTGGCAATGAAACTGCTTTTAGAAAGTTTATTGACCGTGATTTAACGATAATCTTTTTGTCTAATGGCCATAAATATTCCAATTTATATGTACAAAGCCAAGTAATCAATCATGTTGCTTCGATTGTAGATAAAACACTTACAGATGATTTTTTACTAGACGGAGAAAAAATCAATCAGAATTTTCTAAAACTAGACTTTACAAAAGCGCAACAGAATTATTTATCCATAAAAAAGAATCATCCTGATTGGGACTTTGAATATCGATTGAATGTTATTGGCTATACATTAATGGATCATGGA
The Flavobacterium humidisoli DNA segment above includes these coding regions:
- a CDS encoding BlaI/MecI/CopY family transcriptional regulator, which translates into the protein MQKLTNKEEEIMMILWKLKKAFVKEIQAEITEDQPHYNTLSTIVRNLEEKGYVGHNAFGNTHQYFPIVAIEDYRKGFMKTAIDNYFNSSYKSMVSFFAKEEKISADELREILLMIENKNEKK
- a CDS encoding M56 family metallopeptidase — translated: MEAVFIYIAKSSSLMLMFYCAYYFLLRKETFFNSNRWFLLSGLIVSVILPLLTYTKVIWIDAAPNFDTSIQTTLISNSDSESVEFNWNYIILGLYGIGLFVFLSKLAIDFYSLNSIIKGKKIKQQADFKFVDINENITPFSYFEYIVYNSSLYTASELESILEHEKVHSDQNHTFDVLISRIFSIIFWFNPIIWLYKKAITQNLEFIADSEASKKLSDKKAYQYTLLKITTHENCVAITNHFYQSLIKKRIVMLNKNQSKKSNAWKYYTVIPALAAFVFLFQVEVVAKERQENVKIVSNEIKSVNVFKITKKTTDAEFKDLKKDLKSTYNIDLEFSDIKRNSKNELTSLKVDIINGAQKSQSLQSGDQAIKDFGIVVTTNKNGTIKAGIQTFNEKVAVSKKVSENEKTSKTSKTAVSKNLTTNTETNVNTNSNTSTKTNSNSSANSSTTVIVDKDNNTVITTSSDEGTSVAVANGVKTNVKIGFPLVILDGKDMPSDFDINSLSPSTIKSVKVFKSLDALALYGDKGENGIIEIRSKK
- a CDS encoding M56 family metallopeptidase; the encoded protein is MEALFIFILKSSGLLAMFYFAYIFLLRKETFFNSSRWFLIAGLITSVVLPFVVYTKVIWVEAPPVPAPDPIITTTTTDVANIPTSNHEVAIYSTQYKPTTVSVIEEENFDINWTLVVAVVYGIGFLAFMIKFALDFYSLNSVLKGKKIEQQEDFKFIDVNENIAPFSYFDYIVYNSSLYTSTELESILEHEKVHSDQKHTVDVLISRIFCILFWFNPIIWLYKKAILQNLEFIADSEASKKIADKKAYQYTLLKITTHETCVAITNHFYQSLIKKRIVMLNKNQSSKRNYWKYSAVIPALGAFVLLFQIRTIAQEKKQAEVATIQSDTVKDTEQTIKITKNTTDKELNELPGQLKANHNLDVEISDVKRNSKEELTAIQIKVKSDSGKKQMIRIDGDEAIKDCELAIGTNENGSKAIVINTDGNFRTPMIIKNNKVIVRTFGNGESDVAAPVPPTPPAFPSGPMPPVPAIDMSKMPKPPVAPKNPKDKVAMAKFEKDMEAFGKQMEAFEPQMKEYEKQVEAIMSQRSEIYEKEMAKYEIAMEKFSANMEKFNYDFNFKFGDDSKDYENSMKQYEQDMKQYELDMKQHAKDMKQHAKDMKQHEKDMKQHEKDMKEMEKQNKKA
- a CDS encoding BlaI/MecI/CopY family transcriptional regulator, giving the protein MQKLTNKEEEIMHILWKLKKAFVKEIQAEILEDQPHYNTLSTIVRNLEEKGYVAHNAFGNTHQYYPAVSIEDYRKGFMSTAIDNYFNSSYKSMVSFFAKEEKISADELREILDMIENPKAGK
- a CDS encoding serine hydrolase domain-containing protein, with translation MRFFLTVSLLFVLNLSFNQKNADKSTEQRIDNYIKEVIAINEIPGVALAVIKDGKIVYEKYFGKASIEDDKAVDKNTAFKIFSTTKLITNVGIFQLIEQGKLSLDDPISKYLENTPKEWQDVKIKNLLSHSSGLPDIIRFQEIPITAPFDKKIALLSQKPMDFKTGNQYHYNQTNYLFLAKIIEKITGLTFEEYILQNQFSSVKSGVYFSSNFGEMVPNSAFRYNYDDQTKKYVKSTSNFGTDAHSANGLNISLPNFIRWNENLDRDLYLQKETKNNMWKPFPFADNTDRFAFGWEIVPVNKVLSYGFTGGNETAFRKFIDRDLTIIFLSNGHKYSNLYVQSQVINHVASIVDKTLTDDFLLDGEKINQNFLKLDFTKAQQNYLSIKKNHPDWDFEYRLNVIGYTLMDHGRLHDGIKVLELNAKENPKSGNAFDSLADGYFRNNELALSKENYQKALSLSPDNNNAKEMLEKISAMLAK